One part of the Indicator indicator isolate 239-I01 chromosome 5, UM_Iind_1.1, whole genome shotgun sequence genome encodes these proteins:
- the TFPI gene encoding tissue factor pathway inhibitor, which translates to MKGRKKKWSLPLTLILLFISITGSATTDLDDSEEEYVLGAALPPLKVGHSVCAMKADEGPCKAIHIRYYFNVQSRECEIFEYGGCHGNENNFLTLEECQKKCVVTELPQKIMAAKIKKALFVEKPSFCFHEKDPGVCRGYFSRYFYNKETKLCELFKYGGCLGNQNNFRSLEECQTTCQDNCNLLPVVPVEEHPNGVNSSSPVEEPNQVPGISVNFLPTAPNEEKSNTLNSSFPKAERNQFPFFFEPPPIPSLCMTSMDKGLCRAKELRFFYNYTTGRCHSFSYSGCGGNENNFTSRKSCLRICKKGFNKKKGERRLIKLKKKRKKQSVKDWDEEITPGGTQL; encoded by the exons atgaaaggaaggaagaagaaatggtCCTTACCTTTAACCTTAATCTTGCTGTTCATCTCTATCACTGGGAGTGCAACTACTGACCTAGATGACAGCGAAGAGGAATATGTTTTGG GTGCTGCTTTGCCACCACTGAAAGTAGGGCATTCAGTCTGTGCCATGAAAGCAGATGAAGGTCCATGCAAAGCAATCCACATACGCTATTACTTCAATGTTCAAAGCCGTGAGTGTGAAATATTTGAATATGGTGGGTGTCATGGCAATGAGAACAACTTTCTAACACTGGAAGAATGTCAGAAGAAGTGTGTGGTAACAG AATTGCCTCAGAAGATTATGGCAGCAAAGATTAAGAAAG CATTGTTTGTAGAAAAGCCCAGCTTCTGCTTTCATGAGAAAGACCCTGGAGTCTGCCGAGGCTATTTTTCCAGGTATTTCTATAACAAAGAGACCAAGTTATGTGAATTATTCAAGTATGGTGGGTGCCTTGGAAACCAGAACAACTTCAGGAGCTTGGAAGAATGCCAGACTACCTGCCAAGACAACTGT AATTTATTGCCAGTTGTTCCAGTTGAAGAGCATCCTAATGGTGTCAACAGCAGTTCCCCAGTGGAAGAACCCAACCAGGTCCCTGGGATTTCTG taAATTTCTTGCCAACTGCTCCGAATGAGGAGAAGTCCAACACTCTGAACAGTAGTTTCCCAAAGGCAGAGCGCAACcagtttccctttttttttg AACCACCCCCTATCCCATCTTTGTGCATGACCAGTATGGACAAAGGACTTTGTAGAGCCAAAGAATTAAGATTTTTCTACAACTACACAACTGGGAGATGTCACTCATTTAGCTACAGTGGTTGTGGTGggaatgaaaataatttcaccTCCAGGAAGTCATGTTTGAGGATCTGCAAGAAAG gattcaataaaaaaaaaggtgaaagaagATTAATAAAactcaagaagaaaagaaagaaacaatcaGTAAAAGACTGGGATGAGGAAATCACCCCTGGAGGGACACAACTTTGA